From Mustelus asterias unplaced genomic scaffold, sMusAst1.hap1.1 HAP1_SCAFFOLD_2972, whole genome shotgun sequence, the proteins below share one genomic window:
- the LOC144490166 gene encoding protein phosphatase 1 regulatory subunit 15B-like produces MAPHSPRSVPCSGCGSPTMRGNLLLPYCPWQTVPEVSSSHPQSGPSSKDMAAVQGRETDLQLWDLWPLSRSGVAAPLPIGEPWGVTEEDQMDTESDCQGLEPFTPLTTMEQPSQSLEREGEVALSDWLTDPEEDDSESVDWSSSDEDDSNDGSEANDLWDSFFNHDPYNPMNFSASTGRQSVAQNKMPAEKDDDSSQPETEDDSENDKLRGSFFQSTAPVNPLDFSDHTVTGGTTDKGRKDDVRSTDLEVATAVRPALKHLASEDHSTPTVKPGACQSDGKTHKKVRFSPVVTVHPMIAWAFAYRAARRGPWEQCARDRSRFQRRIAETESVIAPCLEHNHRNAVWTKLAAV; encoded by the exons ATGGCCCCACACTCCCCACGTTCAGTACCTTGCAGTGGCTGTGGCTCTCCAACGATGAGGGGCAATCTGCTACTTCCTTACTGCCCCTGGCAGACAGTGCCAGAAGTCAGCTCCAGTCATCCACAGTCCGGACCCAGCAGCAAGGACATGGCAGCTGTACAAGGCAGAGAGACTGACCTGCAGCTCTGGGACCTTTGGCCCCTGTCCCGGAGTGGGGTAGCTGCCCCCCTGCCCATTGGAGAGCCCTGGGGGGTGACTGAAGAAGACCAGATGGACACCGAGTCTGACTGTCAGGGACTGGAACCATTCACTCCATTGACCACCATGGAGCAGCCCAGCCAGTCATTGGAGCGGGAGGGTGAAGTGGCTCTTTCTGATTGGCTTACTGACCCTGAGGAAGATGATTCTGAGTCTGTTGATTGGTCCagcagtgatgaagatgattcaaATGATGGAAGTGAGGCCAATGACCTTTGGGACTCATTCTTCAACCATGACCCCTACAATCCCATGAATTTTTCAGCCTCCACTGGGCGCCAGTCTGTGGCCCAGAACAAAATGCCTGCTGAGAAAGATGACGACTCGAGCCAGCCTGAAACTGAAGACGACTCTGAAAATGATAAACTGAGGGGTTCATTTTTTCAAAGCACTGCTCCTGTTAACCCACTGGATTTCTCTGACCACACTGTGACTGGTGGAACCACTGACAAAGGAAGGAAGGATGATGTCAGAAGCACTGACCTGGAGGTAGCAACAGCAGTCAGACCCGCTCTGAAACACCTCGCGAGTGAAGACCACTCAACACCAACCGTGAAACCAGGGGCCTGTCAGTCTGATGGAAAGACCCACAAAAAG GTCCGATTCTCTCCTGTGGTAACGGTGCACCCAATGATTGCGTGGGCCTTTGCATATCGAGCTGCACGTAGGGGTCCATGGGAGCAGTGTGCACGAGACCGGAGCAGATTTCAGCGTCGCATTGCTGAGACGGAGAGTGTGATTGCCCCGTGTCTGGAACACAACCATCGGAATGCTGTATGGACAAAACTTGCTGCTGTTTAA